The Candidatus Mycolicibacterium alkanivorans genome contains a region encoding:
- a CDS encoding MCE family protein, giving the protein MKENLPGAIVRAAVFLVVCALGLVAMLAIFAQLRFETENTYTAEFHTVSGLEDGNFVRIAGVEVGKVKNIRIRDDGVALVEFGTDGSVVLTEGSRAVVRYRNLIGERYLALEEGVGATRQLRPGATIPLSRTAPALDLDALLGGFRPLFHALDPQQVNALSEQLVTALQGESPTIAAFLAQTAAVTNTLADRDQLIGQVITNLKTAVGSLGDQSSQFAGAIDSLSTALATVADRKQDLRNGVVFANEAAAQIGDLLVRGRAPLVKVVHEADRTADSVLSDRAYFDRFLDTLPDSYRMLNRQGLYGDFFSFYLCDLILKLNGKGGQPVYVKVAGQDTGRCTPR; this is encoded by the coding sequence ATGAAAGAAAACCTGCCGGGCGCGATCGTGCGCGCCGCCGTGTTCCTGGTCGTGTGTGCGCTGGGTCTGGTGGCGATGCTGGCGATCTTCGCCCAATTGCGGTTCGAGACCGAAAACACCTACACCGCCGAGTTTCACACCGTCTCAGGTCTGGAGGACGGCAACTTCGTCCGCATCGCCGGAGTTGAGGTGGGCAAGGTCAAGAACATCAGGATCCGCGACGACGGGGTCGCTCTGGTCGAGTTCGGCACCGACGGCTCGGTGGTGCTGACCGAGGGCAGCCGAGCGGTCGTCCGTTACCGCAACCTCATCGGTGAGCGCTACCTCGCGCTGGAGGAAGGGGTGGGCGCAACCCGGCAGCTCCGCCCCGGTGCCACCATCCCGTTGTCCCGCACCGCTCCCGCGCTGGACCTCGACGCGCTGCTCGGCGGATTCCGGCCGCTGTTCCACGCGCTGGATCCCCAGCAGGTCAACGCACTGTCCGAGCAGCTCGTCACCGCACTGCAAGGCGAGAGCCCCACCATCGCAGCGTTTCTGGCCCAGACCGCAGCCGTGACCAACACCCTCGCCGACCGCGACCAGCTGATCGGGCAGGTCATCACCAACCTCAAGACCGCGGTGGGATCTCTGGGCGATCAGAGCTCACAGTTCGCCGGAGCCATCGACTCGCTGTCCACCGCACTGGCCACCGTCGCCGACCGAAAGCAGGACCTGCGCAACGGCGTCGTGTTCGCCAACGAGGCAGCAGCACAGATCGGCGACCTACTCGTCCGCGGCCGGGCACCTCTGGTGAAGGTGGTCCACGAGGCGGACCGCACCGCTGATTCTGTGCTGTCCGACCGGGCCTACTTTGATCGCTTCCTCGACACACTGCCCGACAGCTACCGGATGCTCAACCGCCAGGGCCTCTACGGAGACTTCTTCAGCTTCTACCTGTGCGACCTGATCCTGAAGCTGAACGGCAAAGGGGGCCAACCGGTCTACGTCAAGGTCGCCGGGCAGGACACCGGGAGGTGCACTCCGCGATGA